One Mycobacterium sp. SMC-4 DNA window includes the following coding sequences:
- a CDS encoding 2,3-butanediol dehydrogenase — protein sequence MRAAVYHGPNKLEIADVEEPTPTPGTVKVKVGYNGICGTDLHEYYAGPIFVPTEPHPLTHRQMPLVMGHEFAGVITDVGAEVKGWSAGDRVAIEPIYRCGRCAPCRAGNYNICVQIGFHGLMSDGGMAEYTVVPTDMLHKLPDSVSLQLGALVEPMSVAYHAATLGEPASGDVAVIFGAGPIGIGLWFALRGKGIDDVFVVEPSATRRAAIEALGAQTLDPGAVDVAALITDETDGRGADAVFDAAGVAPAVETALACVGARRPMVSVAIYEKPLTTPLLSLVMNESRIQGSLCYTSDDFEAVIALMAQGAYDTTGWVSEIGIDEVVDEGFEALHSGVKMKVLVAPAG from the coding sequence ATGAGAGCTGCGGTGTACCACGGTCCGAACAAGCTGGAGATCGCCGACGTCGAGGAGCCGACACCCACGCCGGGCACCGTGAAGGTCAAGGTCGGCTACAACGGCATCTGCGGAACCGATCTGCATGAGTATTACGCCGGTCCGATCTTCGTGCCCACCGAGCCACATCCGCTGACACACCGGCAGATGCCACTGGTGATGGGGCATGAATTCGCCGGCGTCATCACCGACGTCGGCGCCGAGGTGAAGGGCTGGAGCGCAGGTGATCGGGTCGCGATCGAGCCGATCTACCGGTGTGGCCGCTGCGCTCCGTGCCGGGCGGGCAACTACAACATCTGCGTGCAGATCGGGTTCCACGGGTTGATGTCCGATGGTGGGATGGCCGAATACACCGTGGTGCCGACCGACATGCTGCACAAGCTGCCCGACAGCGTCTCGTTGCAACTCGGGGCGCTGGTGGAACCGATGTCGGTGGCGTACCACGCCGCCACCCTCGGCGAGCCCGCCAGTGGTGATGTCGCGGTCATCTTCGGCGCCGGGCCTATCGGCATCGGATTGTGGTTCGCGCTGCGCGGCAAAGGGATTGACGACGTCTTCGTCGTCGAGCCGTCAGCCACCCGCCGTGCGGCCATCGAGGCGCTCGGAGCGCAGACGCTGGACCCCGGCGCGGTGGATGTGGCCGCACTGATCACCGACGAAACCGACGGTCGCGGAGCTGACGCGGTATTCGACGCCGCCGGTGTCGCTCCCGCTGTCGAAACCGCGCTGGCATGTGTGGGGGCCAGACGCCCGATGGTCAGCGTCGCGATCTACGAGAAACCGCTCACCACCCCACTGTTGAGCCTGGTGATGAACGAATCACGGATTCAGGGTTCGCTCTGCTACACCTCCGACGACTTCGAGGCCGTCATCGCATTGATGGCCCAGGGCGCCTACGACACCACCGGATGGGTCAGCGAGATCGGGATCGACGAGGTCGTCGACGAAGGGTTCGAGGCGCTGCACTCCGGCGTGAAGATGAAGGTGCTCGTCGCCCCGGCGGGCTGA